In the Staphylococcus condimenti genome, one interval contains:
- the tpx gene encoding thiol peroxidase translates to MVQITFGGDPVTLSGNPVEEGQTAPDFTVVNNDLEEVTLKDYDGKKKLISAVPSIDTGVCDKQTRKFNEEASSEEGGVVLTISEDLPFAQKRWCAASGLDNVILLSDYQKHSFGKNFGVLMEGLELLARSVFVLDKDNKVVYSEIVSEGTDFPDFESALKAYKELD, encoded by the coding sequence ATGGTACAAATTACATTCGGCGGAGATCCCGTAACATTATCAGGCAACCCAGTGGAAGAAGGTCAAACAGCGCCAGATTTCACAGTTGTAAACAACGATTTAGAAGAAGTGACACTAAAAGATTATGATGGCAAGAAAAAATTAATCAGTGCTGTGCCTTCAATTGATACAGGTGTATGTGACAAACAAACACGTAAATTTAATGAAGAAGCTTCTTCTGAAGAAGGCGGCGTTGTATTAACTATCTCTGAAGACTTGCCTTTCGCACAAAAAAGATGGTGTGCAGCAAGCGGATTAGATAACGTTATTTTATTAAGTGACTACCAAAAACATTCATTTGGTAAAAACTTCGGTGTGCTAATGGAAGGTTTAGAATTATTAGCACGTTCTGTATTTGTTTTAGATAAAGATAATAAAGTTGTATATTCAGAAATCGTGAGTGAAGGAACTGACTTCCCTGATTTTGAATCAGCTTTAAAAGCTTATAAAGAATTAGACTAA
- a CDS encoding class I SAM-dependent methyltransferase — MAEEKTIMERLFQELDSKTKALNEENGQSFIENLGLAMEDIYQNNRELLEQATLADRRKAFQFAYLSLMQQQEIQANHQITPDSIGLILGYLVERFTEGKKELNIVDLTSGSGHLSATVHEVLKEQTLMHHLVEVDPVLSRVSVHLANFLEIPFDVYPQDAIMPLPFEEADVVIGDLPVGYYPVDDRSHEMKLGFEEGHSYAHYLLIEQAVEALRGSGYAFLVVPSNIFEGDNVKQLEKFIATDTEMQAFLNLPKTLFKSENSRKSILILQKKESGVTHSVEVLLANIPDFKDPQQFQKFMGELNEWLQQNHHKI; from the coding sequence ATGGCTGAAGAAAAAACTATAATGGAACGATTGTTTCAAGAATTAGATAGTAAGACAAAAGCATTAAATGAGGAGAACGGACAGAGTTTTATAGAGAATCTTGGATTAGCAATGGAAGATATCTATCAAAATAACAGAGAGTTATTAGAACAAGCCACTCTAGCAGACAGACGTAAAGCTTTTCAATTCGCATATCTCAGTCTGATGCAACAACAAGAAATTCAAGCCAATCATCAAATTACACCAGATTCAATTGGTTTAATTTTAGGTTATTTAGTTGAAAGATTTACTGAAGGCAAAAAAGAATTAAACATTGTTGATTTGACAAGCGGTAGCGGTCATTTAAGTGCAACGGTTCATGAGGTATTGAAAGAACAAACTTTAATGCATCATTTAGTTGAGGTAGATCCTGTTTTATCACGCGTCAGTGTACATCTTGCTAATTTCTTAGAAATACCTTTTGATGTTTATCCTCAAGATGCAATTATGCCATTACCTTTCGAAGAAGCGGATGTAGTAATCGGGGATCTTCCAGTAGGATATTATCCGGTAGATGATCGCAGTCATGAAATGAAACTTGGTTTTGAAGAAGGGCATAGTTATGCACATTATCTATTGATTGAACAGGCTGTAGAAGCGTTAAGAGGAAGCGGTTATGCTTTCTTAGTAGTACCTAGCAATATCTTTGAAGGAGATAATGTAAAACAGCTTGAAAAATTCATTGCAACAGATACAGAAATGCAAGCATTTTTAAACCTTCCCAAAACATTATTCAAGAGTGAAAATTCACGTAAATCTATTTTGATATTACAGAAAAAAGAAAGTGGCGTAACGCACTCTGTTGAGGTATTGCTTGCTAATATTCCTGATTTCAAAGATCCTCAACAATTCCAAAAATTTATGGGTGAATTAAACGAGTGGCTGCAACAAAATCATCACAAAATTTAA
- a CDS encoding acetate kinase, whose translation MSNLVLAINAGSSSLKFQLIEMPEEKLVSKGLIERIGLKGSKITVEYDGRKFTDEKEINDHVQAVNVMLDNLIDLGIIRDINDIDGTGHRVVHGGELFPESALVTNDVEKQIESLTELAPLHNPANLMGIRAFRKLLPSIPHVAVFDTSFHQTMPEQAYLYSLPFHYYKDYGIRKYGFHGTSHKYVSQRAAEILGKPIEELRIISCHIGNGASIAAIDGGESVDTSMGFTPLAGVTMGTRSGDIDPALIPYIMEKTGKSAEAVLDILNKESGLLGISGTSSDLRDLEQDAEEGKTRAQLALDVFASRIHKYIGSYAAKMHGVDVVIFTAGVGENSDEVRARVLEGLEFMGVYWDPKKNAQLHGTEGFINYPHSPVKVIVIPTNEEVMIARDAVKFGSL comes from the coding sequence ATGTCAAATTTAGTTTTAGCGATTAACGCAGGCAGCTCATCATTGAAATTTCAACTTATCGAAATGCCTGAAGAGAAATTAGTCAGTAAAGGATTAATTGAAAGAATCGGTCTCAAAGGTTCAAAGATTACTGTTGAATATGACGGTCGTAAATTTACAGATGAAAAAGAAATTAATGACCATGTACAAGCTGTAAATGTCATGTTAGATAATTTAATCGATTTAGGTATTATTCGTGATATTAATGATATCGATGGCACAGGTCATCGTGTTGTACACGGTGGGGAACTTTTCCCTGAATCAGCATTGGTTACAAATGATGTTGAAAAACAAATTGAATCACTTACTGAACTTGCACCATTGCATAACCCAGCGAACTTGATGGGTATTCGTGCATTCCGCAAGCTATTGCCGAGTATCCCGCATGTGGCAGTATTTGATACATCATTCCACCAAACTATGCCAGAACAAGCTTATTTATACAGTTTACCGTTCCATTATTATAAAGACTACGGTATTCGTAAATATGGTTTCCACGGTACGAGTCATAAATATGTATCTCAACGTGCTGCTGAAATTTTAGGAAAACCAATTGAGGAATTACGTATCATTTCATGTCATATCGGTAATGGTGCATCTATCGCTGCAATCGACGGCGGCGAATCAGTTGATACTTCAATGGGCTTCACACCGTTAGCAGGGGTTACTATGGGTACACGTTCAGGTGATATTGACCCAGCATTAATTCCTTATATTATGGAAAAAACTGGTAAGAGTGCAGAAGCTGTATTAGACATCTTAAACAAAGAATCAGGTCTACTTGGTATCTCTGGTACTTCAAGTGACTTGCGTGATTTAGAACAAGATGCTGAAGAAGGCAAAACACGTGCTCAACTTGCATTAGATGTTTTCGCTTCAAGAATCCATAAATACATTGGTTCATATGCAGCTAAAATGCATGGAGTAGATGTTGTAATTTTCACAGCCGGTGTTGGAGAAAATTCTGATGAAGTACGTGCTCGTGTATTAGAAGGTCTAGAATTCATGGGTGTTTATTGGGATCCTAAGAAAAATGCTCAATTACATGGCACTGAAGGGTTTATCAATTATCCTCACTCTCCAGTAAAAGTCATTGTTATTCCAACAAATGAAGAAGTTATGATTGCAAGAGATGCTGTTAAATTCGGCAGCTTATAA
- a CDS encoding universal stress protein, translating into MLTYKHILIAVDGSQEAEWAFNKAVEVAKRNDAKLIITNVIDSRTYTSYEVYDVQFTEKSKQFSEELLKGYKEFAHNEGVKDVETLLEFGSPKAIIPKKIAKEVDADLVICGTSGLNAVERFIVGSVSEAIVRHSPCDVLVVRTEEMPEDFQPQVATEELRKQYQAR; encoded by the coding sequence ATGTTAACTTACAAACATATTTTAATCGCCGTTGATGGATCACAAGAAGCAGAATGGGCATTCAATAAAGCGGTAGAAGTTGCAAAACGTAATGATGCTAAACTCATTATTACAAATGTTATTGATTCAAGAACGTATACTTCTTATGAGGTCTATGACGTTCAATTTACTGAGAAATCAAAACAATTCTCAGAAGAATTACTTAAAGGTTATAAAGAATTCGCACATAATGAAGGCGTAAAAGATGTAGAAACATTATTAGAGTTTGGTTCTCCTAAAGCAATTATTCCTAAAAAAATTGCTAAAGAAGTAGACGCAGACTTAGTAATTTGCGGTACATCTGGTTTAAATGCTGTTGAAAGATTTATTGTAGGCTCTGTATCTGAAGCAATTGTACGTCACTCTCCTTGTGATGTGTTAGTTGTTCGTACAGAAGAAATGCCTGAAGATTTCCAACCACAAGTTGCAACAGAAGAATTACGCAAACAATACCAAGCAAGATAA
- the ald gene encoding alanine dehydrogenase, whose amino-acid sequence MKIGIPKEIKNNENRVGLSPSGVHALVEKGHTVLVEHTAGEGSFFTDEDYKAVGAEIVNSAGEAWDVEMVIKVKEPIKEEYQYFREDLILFTYLHLANDKELTQALADNKVVAIAYETVQLPDNSLPLLTPMSEVAGRMAAQIGAQFLQKFYGGKGILFSGIPGVPKGNVTIIGGGQAGTNAAKIALGLGANVTILDVNPKRLQELEDLFDGRVNTIMSNPLNIEEAVVNSDFVIGAVLIPGAKAPKLVTEDMVKQMKDGSVMVDIAIDQGGIFETSDHVTTHDDPTYIKHGVVHYAVANMPGAVPRTSTVGLNNATLPYALQIANKGYLDALRDNQPLSLGLNVYDGKVTNEGVAKALDLPYTPVDKALI is encoded by the coding sequence ATGAAAATAGGTATTCCAAAAGAGATAAAAAATAATGAAAACAGAGTAGGTTTATCACCAAGTGGTGTGCATGCATTAGTTGAGAAAGGGCATACTGTGCTTGTCGAACACACTGCTGGAGAAGGTTCATTCTTTACGGATGAAGATTATAAAGCTGTAGGTGCTGAAATTGTAAATAGTGCCGGAGAAGCTTGGGATGTAGAAATGGTTATTAAGGTTAAAGAACCAATCAAAGAAGAATATCAATACTTCAGAGAAGATTTAATCTTATTCACTTATTTACACTTGGCAAACGACAAAGAATTGACTCAAGCATTAGCTGACAACAAAGTTGTAGCAATTGCTTATGAAACTGTTCAATTGCCAGATAACTCATTACCATTATTAACACCAATGAGTGAAGTTGCAGGAAGAATGGCAGCGCAAATCGGTGCGCAATTCTTGCAAAAATTCTACGGAGGTAAAGGTATTTTATTTTCTGGTATTCCTGGTGTTCCAAAAGGTAATGTAACAATTATCGGTGGTGGCCAAGCAGGTACAAATGCTGCTAAAATCGCTTTAGGTTTAGGTGCAAACGTAACAATCTTAGACGTTAACCCTAAACGTTTACAAGAGCTTGAAGATTTATTTGATGGACGTGTTAACACTATCATGTCTAACCCATTGAATATCGAAGAAGCTGTAGTAAACAGTGACTTTGTAATCGGTGCAGTATTAATTCCTGGTGCAAAAGCACCAAAACTAGTTACTGAAGATATGGTTAAACAAATGAAAGACGGTTCAGTTATGGTTGACATTGCAATTGACCAAGGCGGAATCTTCGAAACTTCAGACCATGTCACTACTCATGATGATCCAACTTATATCAAACATGGTGTAGTTCACTATGCAGTAGCTAACATGCCAGGTGCGGTTCCACGTACTTCTACAGTTGGTTTAAACAATGCTACTTTACCTTATGCATTGCAAATTGCTAACAAAGGTTATTTAGATGCATTACGTGATAACCAACCATTATCTTTAGGATTAAACGTTTATGACGGCAAAGTTACAAATGAAGGTGTCGCTAAAGCGCTTGATCTTCCGTATACACCAGTAGATAAAGCATTAATTTAA
- a CDS encoding M24 family metallopeptidase has product MKTDEIVKEIRNQDAGAAWITTPLNVFYFTGYLSEPHERLLALLITAEGEQVLFVPKLEVEEVKASPFKGKVVGNADGEDPFKLVDYHFDKLLVENEHLTLKRQKELIDGFGVETFGDIDGTIKALRNVKTSEEIDKIKKAAELADKCIEIGVNFLKEGVTEKQVVRHIEYEIQTKYGVDQMSFDTMVLFGDHAASPHGVPGDRELQKDEYVLFDLGVVYEQYCSDMTRTVPFGTPDQKAKEVYDIVLKAEKEAIDMIKPGVVIGDVDKKARGIISEAGYGEYFVHRLGHGLGLEEHEYQDVASHNTNKFVPGMVVTVEPGIYVPNEVGVRIEDDILVTEDGHEILTHYEK; this is encoded by the coding sequence GTGAAGACAGATGAAATAGTAAAAGAAATACGTAATCAAGACGCAGGTGCTGCTTGGATTACGACACCATTAAATGTTTTTTATTTTACAGGCTATTTAAGCGAGCCGCATGAACGTTTATTAGCTTTGTTAATTACTGCTGAAGGTGAACAAGTTCTTTTTGTTCCAAAACTTGAAGTAGAAGAAGTAAAAGCATCTCCATTTAAAGGCAAAGTTGTAGGAAATGCAGATGGAGAAGACCCTTTCAAACTAGTAGATTACCATTTTGATAAATTACTCGTTGAAAATGAACATTTAACATTAAAACGTCAAAAAGAATTAATTGATGGTTTTGGTGTTGAAACTTTCGGAGATATTGACGGAACGATTAAAGCCCTTAGAAACGTTAAAACATCAGAGGAAATCGATAAAATCAAAAAAGCAGCTGAGCTTGCTGACAAATGTATTGAAATCGGAGTTAACTTCTTAAAAGAAGGTGTAACTGAAAAACAAGTCGTACGCCATATCGAATATGAAATCCAAACAAAATACGGCGTAGATCAAATGAGCTTTGATACTATGGTTTTATTCGGCGATCATGCTGCTTCACCGCATGGTGTTCCTGGTGACCGTGAATTGCAAAAAGATGAGTATGTACTATTTGATTTAGGTGTCGTTTATGAGCAATACTGCAGTGATATGACACGTACAGTACCTTTTGGTACTCCTGATCAAAAAGCTAAAGAAGTATATGATATCGTGCTTAAAGCTGAAAAAGAAGCGATTGATATGATTAAACCAGGTGTTGTAATTGGAGACGTTGATAAGAAAGCGCGCGGTATTATATCAGAAGCAGGCTATGGCGAATATTTCGTTCACCGTTTAGGTCACGGCCTAGGATTAGAAGAACATGAATATCAAGATGTAGCTTCACATAATACGAATAAATTTGTTCCAGGTATGGTCGTTACAGTTGAACCAGGAATTTATGTTCCTAATGAAGTCGGTGTTCGAATTGAAGACGATATTTTAGTTACAGAAGACGGACACGAAATATTAACACACTACGAAAAATAA
- a CDS encoding metal-dependent hydrolase, with protein sequence MKLSFHGQSTIYFEANGKKVIVDPFITGNELSDLNAEEVEVDYIVLTHGHGDHFGDTVEIAKKNNATVVGLAEVADYLSTSQGVENVHPMNIGGKWEFEFGSVKYVQAFHSSSLTNEDGIPVYLGASTGLILEVDGKTIYHCGDTGLFSDMKLIADRHPVDVCFVPIGDNFTMGIEDASYAINEFIQPKISVPIHYDTFPYIEQNPEDFKKLVNKGEVQILKPGEEVKFD encoded by the coding sequence ATGAAATTATCATTCCATGGACAATCAACAATTTATTTTGAAGCGAACGGCAAGAAAGTCATCGTAGACCCATTTATTACAGGTAATGAATTATCTGATTTGAATGCAGAAGAAGTTGAAGTCGATTATATCGTATTGACACATGGTCACGGAGATCATTTTGGAGATACTGTAGAAATAGCTAAAAAAAATAATGCCACTGTTGTAGGTTTAGCTGAAGTAGCAGATTATTTATCTACATCACAAGGTGTTGAAAATGTGCATCCTATGAACATTGGCGGTAAATGGGAATTTGAATTTGGTTCAGTGAAATATGTACAAGCATTTCACAGCTCAAGTTTAACGAATGAAGACGGAATTCCTGTTTATTTAGGTGCTTCTACTGGATTAATTTTAGAAGTAGATGGCAAGACAATTTATCATTGCGGCGATACAGGATTATTCAGTGATATGAAGTTAATTGCAGATCGTCATCCAGTAGACGTATGTTTTGTTCCAATCGGCGATAACTTTACGATGGGAATTGAAGATGCAAGTTATGCGATTAATGAATTTATTCAACCTAAAATTTCGGTGCCAATTCATTATGATACTTTCCCTTATATTGAACAAAATCCAGAAGACTTCAAGAAATTAGTAAATAAAGGTGAAGTTCAAATATTAAAACCAGGTGAAGAAGTGAAATTTGATTAA
- a CDS encoding universal stress protein, producing MYKNILLGVDTDLENKKALENVQKLSGEGTIVTILNAISEQDAQASIKGGVHLNELTAERSKDLQPTRDILDEYGIDYDEIIVRGNPKEELVKFANSGDYDVLVVSNRKAQAKKKFVLGSVSHKVAKRAHIPVLIVK from the coding sequence ATGTATAAAAACATACTACTCGGTGTTGACACGGATTTAGAAAATAAAAAAGCACTGGAAAATGTTCAAAAATTATCTGGAGAAGGCACAATTGTTACAATTTTGAATGCGATTTCAGAACAAGATGCACAAGCATCTATTAAAGGTGGAGTTCATTTAAATGAATTAACTGCAGAGCGAAGCAAAGATTTGCAACCGACGCGTGATATTTTAGATGAGTACGGCATTGATTATGATGAAATCATTGTGCGCGGCAACCCAAAAGAAGAACTTGTGAAATTTGCGAATAGCGGCGACTATGATGTTTTAGTTGTAAGTAACCGCAAGGCTCAAGCGAAAAAGAAATTCGTATTAGGCAGCGTCAGCCATAAAGTAGCTAAACGTGCTCATATCCCTGTATTAATTGTTAAATAA
- a CDS encoding DRTGG domain-containing protein codes for MTKHEQILAHIESLAVGKKISVRKIAKDLEVSEGTAYRAIKDAEQLGLVATIDRVGTVRIEKKSREQIEHLTFGEIVKIIDGQVLAGRDGLHNTLTKFAIAAMKLENVVKYLTKHTLLIVGNRTDVQMEALKHGSAVLITGGFNTTPEIKKYADEHNLPILSSNYDSYLVANMINRAMYNQIIRKEILIVEDIVKPVSEETVAKEDMLVSDLKKRSQQTGHSRFPVVDDDWKLVGIVTSKDIIAKDSDESIQKVMTKPVLNVQNSTTVASCAHMMIWEGIELLPVTTINKKLLGVVSREDVLRAMQLIGRQPQVGETINDQVAKYISINKDSITVDVAPQLTSQYGTLSKGAFVAIIEETIRYKMRQLKKQEVMIESLSIMYLKTVSIETELEIQYNMLDIGRHFAKIEVSMMNGQTPVAKALTICQMLES; via the coding sequence ATGACAAAACATGAGCAAATTCTGGCACATATCGAATCTTTAGCTGTAGGAAAGAAAATCTCTGTAAGAAAGATTGCTAAAGATTTAGAGGTTTCAGAAGGTACAGCATATCGCGCTATTAAAGATGCTGAGCAATTAGGTTTAGTTGCAACAATAGATAGAGTAGGCACTGTAAGAATTGAAAAGAAAAGTCGTGAACAAATCGAACATCTTACATTTGGTGAAATTGTAAAAATCATTGATGGTCAAGTATTAGCAGGTAGAGATGGTTTGCATAATACGTTAACTAAATTTGCGATAGCAGCTATGAAACTTGAGAACGTGGTTAAATATTTAACGAAACATACATTGTTAATAGTCGGTAACCGAACTGATGTACAAATGGAAGCCTTAAAACACGGCAGCGCAGTGCTTATTACAGGGGGTTTTAATACAACTCCTGAAATTAAAAAGTATGCTGACGAACATAACCTTCCGATTCTTTCGTCAAATTATGATTCGTACCTAGTAGCAAATATGATTAACAGAGCGATGTACAATCAAATTATTCGAAAAGAAATTTTGATTGTTGAAGATATAGTTAAGCCAGTTTCAGAAGAAACAGTAGCGAAAGAAGATATGTTAGTGTCTGATTTGAAAAAGCGTTCACAACAAACAGGCCACTCTCGATTTCCTGTAGTAGATGATGACTGGAAACTAGTTGGTATTGTTACAAGTAAGGATATAATTGCGAAAGATTCTGATGAAAGTATTCAAAAAGTAATGACAAAACCTGTTTTGAACGTGCAGAATTCAACGACTGTTGCGAGTTGCGCACATATGATGATATGGGAAGGGATTGAACTTTTGCCTGTCACTACGATTAATAAAAAGTTGTTGGGAGTCGTATCTCGTGAGGATGTATTAAGAGCGATGCAATTAATCGGCAGACAACCGCAAGTAGGCGAAACGATTAATGATCAAGTCGCTAAATATATTTCTATAAATAAAGATAGTATTACTGTCGATGTCGCACCTCAATTAACAAGCCAATACGGTACATTAAGTAAAGGAGCATTTGTGGCAATCATTGAAGAAACGATTCGTTATAAAATGCGCCAATTAAAAAAACAAGAAGTTATGATTGAAAGTTTAAGTATCATGTATTTGAAAACAGTTTCGATCGAAACTGAACTAGAAATACAATACAACATGTTAGATATAGGACGGCATTTTGCTAAAATAGAGGTCAGTATGATGAACGGCCAAACACCAGTGGCTAAAGCATTGACAATATGTCAAATGTTGGAAAGCTAG
- a CDS encoding DHH family phosphoesterase, with translation MNNFNEIMDTIADADTIIIHRHVRPDPDAYGSQLGLKSYLQLKFPDKTIYAVGESEPSLDFMGTFDAVKDDDYKNALVIVCDTANSPRIDDQRFDKGQKLIKIDHHPPVDQYGDLNYVNIDASSTSEIIFDLISYFNDSSIINENTAKLLYLGIVGDTGRFFFNNTTPHTMQVAAELLKYPFDHSAELNKMAEKDPKLAPFQGYVLQNFDLNENGFAKVQITEDVLRQYGLVPNEASQFVNTISDLRGLKVWVFAVDEGSEIRCRLRSKGIVINDIAQKFGGGGHPNASGVSVDSWQEFDALAAELNKRAEEN, from the coding sequence ATGAACAATTTTAATGAAATTATGGATACCATTGCAGATGCAGATACGATTATTATTCACAGACATGTGCGTCCAGACCCGGATGCTTATGGTTCACAATTAGGCTTAAAATCTTATCTTCAATTAAAATTTCCTGATAAAACAATCTATGCAGTAGGTGAGAGTGAACCTTCTTTAGATTTCATGGGAACTTTTGATGCAGTGAAAGATGATGATTATAAAAATGCGCTTGTAATCGTCTGCGACACAGCAAATTCACCTAGAATTGATGATCAGCGTTTTGATAAAGGTCAAAAATTGATTAAAATAGACCATCATCCGCCAGTTGATCAATACGGAGACTTAAACTACGTTAATATAGATGCTTCCTCTACAAGTGAAATTATTTTTGATTTGATTTCATATTTTAATGATTCATCTATTATCAATGAAAATACAGCCAAACTGTTATATCTAGGAATTGTCGGAGATACAGGACGCTTCTTCTTCAACAATACAACACCGCATACAATGCAAGTTGCAGCTGAACTATTGAAATATCCTTTTGACCACAGTGCAGAATTAAATAAGATGGCTGAAAAGGATCCTAAATTAGCACCGTTCCAAGGCTATGTTTTACAAAACTTCGACTTGAATGAAAATGGATTTGCGAAAGTGCAAATTACTGAAGATGTCTTGAGACAATATGGTTTAGTACCTAATGAAGCTTCTCAATTTGTTAATACAATCTCAGATTTACGCGGTTTAAAAGTATGGGTATTTGCAGTAGATGAAGGTTCTGAAATTCGTTGCAGATTACGTTCAAAAGGAATTGTTATCAATGATATCGCTCAAAAATTTGGAGGCGGTGGTCATCCGAATGCATCAGGTGTTTCAGTAGATAGTTGGCAAGAATTTGATGCACTTGCAGCTGAATTAAATAAAAGAGCTGAAGAGAATTAA